Proteins encoded within one genomic window of Manduca sexta isolate Smith_Timp_Sample1 chromosome 18, JHU_Msex_v1.0, whole genome shotgun sequence:
- the LOC115442838 gene encoding homeobox protein Hox-D11a, with protein MDSYAQNNEVSTSFNNNNIKHNFNDYFNMVDVDKVEANKDYSAFVEEKAYRIKLEESAGNQNFNTPFSVKDILNNQPNYNYERNDLWKCNERERRSHDYEQIYHQSQGYYPPEYFGQVYSNIPVHTNIEAYWNQEVHHDQKFDEYYNYNPYCHNLYHQNYDHFVDVTPSHPIMDVPKMENREMSHLPTPPISEPARDSERSNCSSFITVESVDKSSLSSRKSKTPTNDTKPEKKDRSTKRKPRILFSQNQVHALEVRFRNQKYLTAPEREQLAVTLNLSPTQVKIWFQNRRYKSKRIKSPEVSTSTDAKPSRNLSGRKLYKPEKKDGVTPIPNYEIFKTENRSFDTEKMYNDQLNSTIYFEDSLTYEHNDEKNLVIDEKYDVGNNSDLQNLYNDNLINTSKEMYEPDMKKYFPMNFVC; from the exons ATGGACAGCTACGCGCAGAACAACGAAGTGTCCACGTCTTTCAACAACAACAACATTAAACACAACTTCAACGATTACTTCAACATGGTGGACGTAGATAAAGTCGAAGCGAACAAAGATTACAGTGCGTTTGTCGAAGAGAAAGCTTATCGTATCAAGTTGGAGGAATCGGCGGGCAACCAGAATTTCAACACGCCGTTTTCTGTGAAGGACATACTTAATAACCAACCAAATTATAATTACGAACGAAACGACTTGTGGAAATGTAATGAACGAGAGCGAAGGAGTCATGATTACGAGCAAATTTACCATCAAAGTCAAGGTTACTACCCGCCGGAGTACTTCGGACAAGTGTATTCAAACATCCCCGTGCACACAAACATCGAGGCTTATTGGAACCAGGAAGTACATCACGACCAAAAGTttgatgaatattataattataatccgTATTGCCATAATTTATATCATCAGAATTACGATCACTTCGTGGATGTGACGCCTTCGCATCCGATAATGGATGTGCCGAAAATGGAAAATAGAGAAATGTCGCATCTGCCTACACCGCCTATATCAGAACCAGCCAGAGACAGCGAGAGGAGTAACTGTTCATCATTTATCACTGTAGAATCTGTAGATAAATCTTCACTGTCGTCTAGGAAAAGCA AAACGCCGACAAACGACACCAAGCCAGAGAAAAAAGACAGAAGCACGAAAAGGAAACCCAGGATCCTGTTTTCTCAGAACCAGGTCCACGCGCTAGAGGTCCGCTTCAGGAACCAGAAGTACCTCACGGCGCCGGAACGGGAACAGTTAGCTGTCACGTTAAACCTCTCCCCAACGCAAGTCAAGATTTGGTTCCAAAACAGAAGGTACAAGAGTAAAAGGATCAAGTCGCCGGAAGTATCCACATCCACCGACGCAAAGCCAAGCCGAAACTTAAGTGGGAGAAAACTGTACAAGCCCGAAAAGAAAGACGGAGTAACACCTATAcctaattatgaaatatttaaaacagaaaatagATCCTTTGATActgaaaaaatgtataatgatCAACTAAATTCAACTATTTATTTCGAAGATAGTTTAACATATGAACATAATGATGAAAAAAATCTAGTTATAGATGAAAAATATGACGTAGGAAACAATTCTGATCTACAGAACCTTTATAAcgataacttaataaatactagTAAAGAAATGTATGAGCctgatatgaaaaaatattttcctatgaATTTTGTTTGTTGA
- the LOC115442841 gene encoding mpv17-like protein 2: MDEKQRQRVPIMTGILTKVLHIPSQFPLVRGMLSYAIIWPTCSVTQEYLAHGTSIENADWARAARYSVFGTFFMAPVFYNWMKYTSRFFKRRTLLECIKRAAIEQISYSPLAMAYFFFGMSLLEMKPVEACVNEVKEKFWPTYKVGVVFWPTAQTINFYFVSEKNRIVFVSLASFAWTVYLAHIKARDQKKKEEK; this comes from the coding sequence ATGGACGAAAAGCAACGTCAACGCGTCCCCATAATGACCGGAATTCTAACAAAAGTTCTACACATACCTTCTCAGTTCCCGCTAGTCCGGGGCATGTTGTCATACGCCATCATTTGGCCCACCTGCAGTGTCACCCAGGAGTACCTGGCCCACGGGACCTCCATAGAAAACGCGGACTGGGCTCGAGCTGCTCGGTACAGCGTCTTTGGCACTTTCTTCATGGCACCAGTCTTCTACAACTGGATGAAGTACACGAGCAGGTTTTTCAAGCGCAGAACATTATTGGAATGCATAAAAAGGGCGGCGATTGAGCAAATATCGTATTCGCCGTTGGCAATGGCGTACTTCTTCTTCGGAATGAGTTTGTTAGAAATGAAGCCGGTGGAAGCGTGTGTAAATGAAGTGAAAGAGAAGTTCTGGCCGACTTACAAGGTGGGGGTCGTGTTTTGGCCGACGGCGCAAACTATTAACTTCTATTTTGTGTCTGAGAAGAATAGAATTGTGTTTGTAAGCCTAGCGAGTTTTGCGTGGACTGTATATTTGGCTCATATTAAGGCGAGGGATCAGAAAAAGAAGGaagaaaaataa